One part of the Candidatus Micrarchaeia archaeon genome encodes these proteins:
- a CDS encoding 30S ribosomal protein S28e, protein MAEGFPAEIVEVKAKTGVYGEIYQVLCKVLAGPDTGRVIIRNIKGPVKKGMVIMLLETEREAKEIRPR, encoded by the coding sequence ATGGCAGAAGGTTTTCCAGCCGAAATAGTAGAGGTAAAAGCCAAGACCGGCGTTTACGGGGAGATTTACCAGGTGCTCTGCAAGGTGCTCGCAGGCCCGGACACCGGGCGCGTCATCATCAGGAACATCAAAGGGCCGGTGAAGAAAGGCATGGTAATCATGCTTCTTGAAACCGAAAGGGAGGCCAAGGAGATAAGGCCAAGGTGA
- a CDS encoding 50S ribosomal protein L24e, translated as MPNCYFCGDALKRGSGVMYSKKDGTVHYFCSSKCTKNSLKLKREGRRVKWTKNAREFKARQ; from the coding sequence ATGCCTAACTGTTATTTCTGCGGCGACGCGCTCAAGAGGGGCTCAGGAGTGATGTACTCCAAGAAGGACGGCACGGTCCACTATTTCTGCTCGAGCAAATGCACAAAAAATTCCCTAAAGCTCAAGAGGGAAGGGCGGAGGGTGAAGTGGACCAAGAACGCGCGCGAGTTCAAGGCCAGGCAGTGA
- the ndk gene encoding nucleoside-diphosphate kinase, with protein MDRTLVLLKPDAIQRGLMGEIIARFEARGLKLVGLKMLRMGRELAKEHYSHLVSKPFYPDLEKFMTHHPIVAMVLEGKECVQVVRDMMGPTNSRKALPGTIRGDFSMSTSRNIIHGSDSPETAEKEVKRFFKPEELHEYKFSSSDYAYAPDEQ; from the coding sequence ATGGACAGGACTCTCGTTCTTTTGAAACCGGACGCAATCCAGCGCGGCCTCATGGGCGAAATAATCGCGAGATTCGAGGCCAGGGGATTGAAATTAGTGGGGCTCAAGATGCTTAGGATGGGCAGGGAGCTCGCGAAGGAGCACTACTCCCATCTCGTAAGCAAGCCGTTCTACCCTGATTTGGAGAAATTCATGACGCACCACCCGATAGTGGCTATGGTGCTCGAGGGGAAGGAGTGCGTCCAGGTCGTGAGGGACATGATGGGCCCCACGAATTCCAGGAAAGCGCTTCCCGGAACCATACGGGGGGATTTCAGCATGAGCACATCCAGGAACATAATCCACGGAAGCGACTCGCCAGAGACCGCGGAGAAGGAGGTGAAGCGCTTCTTCAAGCCCGAAGAGCTCCACGAATACAAGTTCTCAAGCTCTGATTACGCGTACGCTCCTGACGAGCAGTGA